The genomic interval CAGGGCCCGCGCCTCCGTTCATGTGATGGCGGCCCACGTTTCACGTGAAACGTGGGCCGCCATCACCGGGGAGTCAGTGCCTACTCCTCCGACAGGGAGGTACCAGGGGCAAGCGTCTCCACCAAGCGGGCAAGGTCGTCATCGCCGGCGAACTCGATGGTGATCTTTCCCTTCTTCGCACCACGGGTCACCTTCACCCGGGTGTCGAAGGCATCAGACAGGCGGGTCGACAGTGCCGGAAGCGTGGTGCTGCGCGTGCGCAGCACCGGGGTACGGACCTCTGGTTCGTCGTGGAGGGCGACCAGCTCCTCGACGGCGCGCACGGACAGGCCCTCGGCCACGATGCGCTGCGCCAGACGTTCCATGGCGGAGGAGTCCGGCAGGCCCAGGAGGGCACGTGCGTGCCCGGCCGACAGGACGCCCGCGGCAACGCGGCGCTGAACGAGCGCCGGAAGCTTGAGCAGGCGCAGTGTGTTCGAGATCTGGGAGCGGGAGCGGGCGATGCGCTCGGACAGCTCTGCGTGAGTGCAGCTGAAGTCTTCAAGGAGCTGCTGGTACGCCGCAGCCTCTTCCAGGGGGTTGAGCTGGACGCGATGCAGATTCTCCAGCAGTGCGTCGCGAAGAAGGTCCTCGTCCTCCGTGTACCTCACCACGGCGGGGATCGTCGTGAGACCCGCAACCTTGGAGGCACGAAGACGGCGCTCACCCATGATGAGCTCGTAGGTGGTCGAGCCGTCCTCGCCGTCGACACGACGAACCACGATCGGCTGGAGGAGCCCGACCTCCTTGATGGACGCAGCGAGCTCGGCGATGTCATCGTCGTCGAATACCTGACGCGGCTGACGCGGGTTGGGGACGATGAGCTCGATGGGAAGCTCAGCGAAGGTCGCCCCAGGCACCGGGACGAGCCCCTCATCATCGTCGGAGACTGAAGTCTCTGTCGGGATGGTCGACCGTGTTTCACGTGAAACACGGTCGACAACCTTGTTCCGCTGGGGATCATCGGCTGCTGTTTCACGTGAAACATCATCGACGCCCTCGTGGCGCGAAACGTCGTCGACCGCGGTTTCACGTGAAACATTGGCGGTGCCGCCACGGCGCGACACAACATCCGCCGCGCTTTCGGGCGCCACGCGGGTGTCGGCCGACCGGCCAGACCGTCCCGAGCGTCTCGTCGCGGCCCGTGCACGCTTGGACGGCTCCATCAAAACCTCGGCAATCTCGGCCGCCCGTGAGGAACCATCGCTGCTACGCGCGGACTCCGCACCATTGCCACCACCGGGGAAGAACACATCCGTCGGACGGCTTGACGGGTTCTCGGTCTGAGCCTCCGGGATGAGTGCCTGCAGGCCCCGTCCCAGACCGCGCTTCTTCTGTGCCATCAGGCCTCCTTGACCTCAGTGTGCTCATGGGCACCGCGCTGGGCGATCTCCCGGGCAAGCTGCTTGTACGCCACTGCACCGGATGAGCGGGCATCCCAGAACACCACGGGGAACCCGAACGACGGCGCCTCTGCCACGCGGATCGAACGCGGCACCCGTGTCTGAAGTGTCGCCGACGGGAAGTAGGTGCGAACCTCAGACTCCACCTCACGGGCCAGAGTCGTGCGTTGGTCGAACATCGTGAGCACGATCATCGTCACCCGCAGCGCCGGGTTGTGGATCTGGGCGATGCGGTCCACGGAACGAGTGAGCAGAGCCAGCCCCTCGAGTGCGTAGTACTCCGCCTGCATGGGGATGAGCACCTCACCCGCGGCAACGAAGGCGTTGATCGTCATGATGCCCAGGCTCGGCGGACAGTCAATGAGGACATAGTCGACGCGCGGAAGTCCGAGCTCCGAGCGGGCAAGCAGGTACTCGCGCAGCGCCAGCCTCAAGCGCGACTCGCGCTGGGTGGCGTTGATGAGCTCGATTTCGACGGCGGCGGCATCGATGGAAGCGGGCACGCACCACAGGGAGGGGGCGAAACGGGTCTGGACGACGACGTCCTGGATTAGAGCGCCCTCGACAAGCACGTCGTAAATCGACGCGGTGTCCTCGCCGTGCTCCACCCCCAGGGCGGTGGAGGCGTTGCCCTGCGAGTCGGTGTCGATGACAAGCACTTGCAGACCGGCTTCCGCCAGCGCCGCCGCCACGTTGACAGCCGTGGAGGTCTTGCCGACCCCACCCTTCTGATTCGCAACAGCGATGACCCGGGTCTGTTCGGGCCGCGGAAAGCCACCGACCGCGATGTCCTCAAGGGCGGCGTGGTCGGCCTGGAGCTGGTCGAAGATGGAACCTGGCAAACCTGTACTCCTCGGGCGATATCCTGCAGGCGCTTCAGTCTATGCGAGGCAACGGACGACAGGCCCGGGCCTGTGGACACGGCCGGCCTGTGGACACAGTCATACCCGGGTCCGGTGGGACCGGCTCAGCGCTTGGGCCGCCGGACCTCGACGATCTTCGTCAGCTCGTCGCCCGGGGTAATGACCTCGTGGATCACCGCCGGCTCAAGCTTGGCCTTCTTGATGACACCACGCGCGTCCTCGACCTCAGCCTCGGCCTTGGCTCCCTTGAGCGCCAGCAGGCTGCCACCCTGGCGCAGCAGGGGAGCGGTCAGGCGCACCAACCGGGAGAGGTTGGCAACCGCGCGGGCGGTGACGACGTTGTAACGCTCGCGCACCTCCTCGGCCCGGGCCCGTAGAATCTCAACGTTGTCGAGGTCGAGTTCACAGACGACGTCGGAGAGCCACTCCACGCGCCGCTCCATCGTCTCGATGAGCGTGACATCCAGGTCGGGTCGCATCAGTGCCACAACGATCCCCGGGAAACCGGCTCCTGAACCGACGTCGGCCACCGTGCCCCGTCCCGGCAGGAAGGGAACGACCGCCGCGGAGTTGACGATGTGGCGAGTCCACAGACGCGGCATCTCCCGCGGGCCGACCAGCCCTCGCAGCTCGCCCTGCTCGGCAAGCATGTGCGCGAAGTGCTCCGCCCCCGAGAAGGCGACGCCGAAGAGTGCACGCATCTCCTCGCTCGGCTCCTCCACCACAAGCACCTCGCCGGAGCCCTCCGGCTCGTGCCCAGGCATCTCCTCAGCAGCCATCGCGTCGCTCATCTCGTGCCCCCCGATCGGCGCTCAGGCCTCGTCGGCGGGCAGAACAACAACCCGGCGGTGGGGCTCGGCACCCTCCGACTCAGAAACCAGTCCGGCGGCCGCGACGACGTCGTGACAGACCTTGCGCTCGAAGGGGTTCATCGGCTCCAGGGCAACGGTCTCGCCGGTGGCCTGCACCTGACGGACGGCCTCCTGCGCAACCGCAGTCAGCTCCTGACGACGCGCGGCCCGGTAGCCGTTGATGTCGAGCATGAGACGCGAGCGGTTGCCCGTGCGCGCCTGGACAGCCAGACGGGTGAGCTCCTGAACCGCTTCGAGCACCTCACCGTCCTCACCCACGAGGTCCGCGAGCTCACGCTCGTCGCCCTCCTCGGAGGCAACAATGGCGATCGAGGCCCGCCCATGGTCGATGTCGATGTCGATATCGCCACCGAGGTCGGCGATGTCGAGCAGCTCCTCGAGGTAGTCGGCACCGACCTCACCCTCCTCCTCAAGGCGCTTGACGGTGGTGGAGGCGGCGGTCGTGTCAGTCATAGGTATTTCCGTTCTGTGAAGTAATGACCGCGCATCGTCGTCGTCGCGCGCGGAGGTCGTGGACAGGGTCCGGCGCTCTCAGCGGCGGCGCTTCTTGCTGTTGTTCCTGCGCTGCTGGCGCTGGCGGGCGCGCTTCTCGTAGCGGCGGCGGGCTATTTCCTCGGGAGTGAGACCGACGATATT from Actinomyces respiraculi carries:
- a CDS encoding ParA family protein yields the protein MPGSIFDQLQADHAALEDIAVGGFPRPEQTRVIAVANQKGGVGKTSTAVNVAAALAEAGLQVLVIDTDSQGNASTALGVEHGEDTASIYDVLVEGALIQDVVVQTRFAPSLWCVPASIDAAAVEIELINATQRESRLRLALREYLLARSELGLPRVDYVLIDCPPSLGIMTINAFVAAGEVLIPMQAEYYALEGLALLTRSVDRIAQIHNPALRVTMIVLTMFDQRTTLAREVESEVRTYFPSATLQTRVPRSIRVAEAPSFGFPVVFWDARSSGAVAYKQLAREIAQRGAHEHTEVKEA
- the rsmG gene encoding 16S rRNA (guanine(527)-N(7))-methyltransferase RsmG, producing MPGHEPEGSGEVLVVEEPSEEMRALFGVAFSGAEHFAHMLAEQGELRGLVGPREMPRLWTRHIVNSAAVVPFLPGRGTVADVGSGAGFPGIVVALMRPDLDVTLIETMERRVEWLSDVVCELDLDNVEILRARAEEVRERYNVVTARAVANLSRLVRLTAPLLRQGGSLLALKGAKAEAEVEDARGVIKKAKLEPAVIHEVITPGDELTKIVEVRRPKR
- a CDS encoding ParB/RepB/Spo0J family partition protein, whose protein sequence is MAQKKRGLGRGLQALIPEAQTENPSSRPTDVFFPGGGNGAESARSSDGSSRAAEIAEVLMEPSKRARAATRRSGRSGRSADTRVAPESAADVVSRRGGTANVSRETAVDDVSRHEGVDDVSRETAADDPQRNKVVDRVSRETRSTIPTETSVSDDDEGLVPVPGATFAELPIELIVPNPRQPRQVFDDDDIAELAASIKEVGLLQPIVVRRVDGEDGSTTYELIMGERRLRASKVAGLTTIPAVVRYTEDEDLLRDALLENLHRVQLNPLEEAAAYQQLLEDFSCTHAELSERIARSRSQISNTLRLLKLPALVQRRVAAGVLSAGHARALLGLPDSSAMERLAQRIVAEGLSVRAVEELVALHDEPEVRTPVLRTRSTTLPALSTRLSDAFDTRVKVTRGAKKGKITIEFAGDDDLARLVETLAPGTSLSEE
- a CDS encoding protein jag, whose amino-acid sequence is MTDTTAASTTVKRLEEEGEVGADYLEELLDIADLGGDIDIDIDHGRASIAIVASEEGDERELADLVGEDGEVLEAVQELTRLAVQARTGNRSRLMLDINGYRAARRQELTAVAQEAVRQVQATGETVALEPMNPFERKVCHDVVAAAGLVSESEGAEPHRRVVVLPADEA